The window attttgatgctaccaagccatcacctcccgttagcattccattgactgccattcattttggcgcaactttgacagcgaataactttacatctgaagcgtttaaagactttatttgtccattgtttatttctaaagaaacacaacaatgtataaaaggctcaattaccttgtatctcacgttatggctccgtagtagacttttttgtaaaaatagacacaacgattgtgtcataactacgcaacttactgttgcatagtagaggaattaccgtatagtacaggagaagctcgcaggcagtttcgagaagtttaattactaatgttaactagcattttagttagcaataattagcctgtgtccatgttatctcctttcatatacctacgctctccgtctctgcaagattcggaatgattgagatttctcttgtcacagctaccagaagacttacaactttcagacacgttgctcacgtcacatttacatcgtctctctcagttggaggctgcgcagtaacgctcagccatcaccagaaaagtgcttccgtccagagcaacgggatatgttggtccattttatatatgtctatgggTACCAAGCCAGGGCCAAGTGGACCAAtcacatttgttgtgttctgtgTAGCCGCAAcatgtagttaaattttttttataagtaCACTTTAGGCTACGGCACAGGGTACAGCATAGAGTCCGTATCTACACTACACACGTATCCATGCATGTACCCACGCACGTACCCACGCACGTACCTACGGTGTCGATTTAATGCAGGACTATCAATTGGCTTTAAGAAACTTACCAAATTCACTTGCACAGAAACTGGTCTTGATGGTTCCATCTCTTTTACAGGCTTTGGCACACAGAGGATTTTGAAGAACTGAAACATAAAGAATGCATAAAAAGACATTAAACATTAGATATACATCTTGTGCACATTGAAACACAAGCATAGCACATAACTTCACCCACCAGGCCTCTTTCCATTTGGTCTTGTGATGGGAACCCTCCCGCCTGTGGTCGCCTGTCCCTGGCCTCTTGTGGGTTTGACTGGTTTGGGTATCTCAGGTGGCACATATTTGGCGGTGGGGACGGGGGGCTGTGTGGTGACAGCAGGAGGTTTAGATTCAGCTGTTTTGACTGCAGGTTTTGGGGGGATGGACCTCGTACTGGCTCCTGAGTCCAATGTTGGTATCTGAGAACCAGGTGGGACGCTGGTATAGTGGGCAAGGAATCCATCAGATGTCACACTGAGATCCGACACGAATTGGACCAGTAGCACGTTGCCGCTGGTAATGATGGGCCTGGACAAGAGACAGGTAGAAGATGAGGTGGAAAGTTAAGTTAGGAGTTGATTTTATATTGACTTTAAAGGCCAACAAACACCTTTAGAGATATCTGTCACTTACTGTGGGGCCTGATCGCCACAATATCTTCCAATCAGCCTTGAATCATCTTTCTCTCCACCGTTAAAGAATGCCACATAGTCAAACCGACAATAGGTGTCAGCCTCCAAGACGAACTTATCAAACTTCACTTGGATTACCTGGTACccagaaagaaacagaaatatgaCTATAAATGATCActtaaacatttgttttccaTGCAGGGTGTGTAGAgacttaaataaaataaaatgtttccatGTTGGGAGTGAGTGTGCTGCCGACCATATCAGGCTCCACAGTGATAAGCCAGGAGCAGCTGGTTCCTGCAGGATATTTCTTGTCAGGCCAGTTGGGCGTCATGATCTCTCCCTGGGCTTTTGTCATCTTCCCCCCACAGAACTGCTGGTCTGAAACAAGTCGTACACACTCCATCAGATTAAAGAATGAAGATAACAGTAAACTATTTTCTAAGAAGTATGCAAAGTACCGATGTGTTCACTAATTTTTTcttgatcattttttttttacttttaagtttGGAATAGTTGATCATATGTTAAATCAATGCCACTTATCATGACGTTTAAGATATTGTTTGCACAATTAAGAGCTAGTATCCTTAATCTAGCTGTTAATTTGGCATAATCAAAAGTATCCATCAGGGAAATACATCGTACAAGCTCAGGGGCTTAGCATTAACCTTGGCCCTACAAACTTCTAGTATCACTTTTACGCAAAAAATACTCAAATAAATTAATGTTATTTCCTTCATGGTTGATAGATCTTTAATATGCCTTAGGCATAAGAAAAGGTAGAAAAAGCTATATCTTTTTTTAGCCTCTACACTGAGAAAGGAATACTGTGTTTCATAATAAAAGACAACTGGAGAAGATTTCACTGTAGTCTTGTTTTACAGTACTAGCAAGTTGTGTTCACTCTTGATGTTTGATGCAAATCTCCTTTTAGTGTGAACTGTTGGAAATAGTTGCTTGATACATCTGTGAGCAACCCCTTTATGAGCTCAGTAACATTGAGGATTGAGGGAGAGAAATGCTGCTGAATTGATGAGCAAGGTAAACTAAACTAAGCTGTTAGGTAGCTAAGTTTACTTGTAAAACATGTACTAGCATTATTAATGGTTAATGTACTTATCATTTATATATCAGTTATAAGCTATTAATAGGAGCACATTTTGCTTAATAAGTTGCTATTAAAGTTGGATTTTTGTCCAGATCCTCTGCAGTCTTTTTTCCAGAAGGATAAGTGGGTTATACTGTCCAATCAGTAAAAGGGGATTTTCACAACTTATTGCTTTATTTGTAATTAAGAATTTAGGTCTGAAAAGCtcaattataaattattatgaATAATTATGTGAGTGGTTTTGCAGtatcatttgaaaatgtatgtgCTGCATTCTGGGCCTAGTTTACATAATTAGTGGTGTGTTGGTAAGCCCATGTAGgcttaatataaaataaaaaaagaaatattgtgACCACATACCGTCTACGTACGGTTTGGCTCCACTGAAATAGGCCACAAATCCTCTACCCTGCGTCTCTGCATCAGACCCCATCTCTAGCATCATGGTGTTTGTGGTAGAAATAAGAGCGCCAGGCCGGAATGTTCCACAAAAGCGGCCTAGTTTTTGCACCAAGTTGGAATGGCCGTTGTAAACATCCAGATAGTCATAGCGGCACTGTGAGTCAGCCTCCAGGTCAAAAATGCGGAAAGAGAGCATGACCACATTTCCCTCTGGGACCTGGGAACCAGAGAGATTGTATATGAGTCAGACACTGAGACACTGAGTGAGGAAGGAGTCAGTATTTAGACATGTTGCAGGGTAAGGGACTCACAGTGATACGCCAGGTACATTTGCTGTTGGGTTTGTAGAAGCTTGGGAACCCCTCACTGCCAACAAAGCCTGAGTCTGTGACCAGGTCTCCTCCACAGTAGAACACAGGCCTGTGATGAAGGAGACAGTGGGGAAAATATCATGGACAGCACTAATGGCATTGTAGGTCTAGGCATGGCCGTATCTACCATTGAGGACACCGAGCTCCGGACCTTGGTATTATTTTTcccaatgataaaaaaaaaaagaaaagttatttAACTGCCTAAAATAAACGTGTTGTTCCTCTGGGACCAACATGGTTTTGAAGCTACTGTTATACAATAGTTGCTCTCCAAACGTCTTATA is drawn from Sander vitreus isolate 19-12246 chromosome 13, sanVit1, whole genome shotgun sequence and contains these coding sequences:
- the pcolcea gene encoding procollagen C-endopeptidase enhancer a, which produces MTHVGCIWGLFLFLSLSLEWTTAQQTNNTRPVFYCGGDLVTDSGFVGSEGFPSFYKPNSKCTWRITVPEGNVVMLSFRIFDLEADSQCRYDYLDVYNGHSNLVQKLGRFCGTFRPGALISTTNTMMLEMGSDAETQGRGFVAYFSGAKPYVDDQQFCGGKMTKAQGEIMTPNWPDKKYPAGTSCSWLITVEPDMVIQVKFDKFVLEADTYCRFDYVAFFNGGEKDDSRLIGRYCGDQAPQPIITSGNVLLVQFVSDLSVTSDGFLAHYTSVPPGSQIPTLDSGASTRSIPPKPAVKTAESKPPAVTTQPPVPTAKYVPPEIPKPVKPTRGQGQATTGGRVPITRPNGKRPVLQNPLCAKACKRDGTIKTSFCASEFVITGKVNSLAPGPRGTLFVSISLIKVYKAGRLTITQVGETMSVKLVSQCKKCPLLRRGANYIIMGQVNEAGRGTLEPGAFTAPYKAPHDKLLMNINDQPC